Part of the Bacteroidales bacterium genome is shown below.
ACCCTCGTTTGCAGTAGCTGTAAGAGTTACTGTTTGTCCCTCTTCAACTGTTGAAGTTTCAGGAGATACTGCTCCCATTGCTCCGTCAGAAGGAACTGCTGTTACAGTAAATGTTACAACTGCTGGTGCCACTGGTTCCAATACCCAAGTAGCGGCAGCGCCAATAGCAGCATCGCCAAATAGGTAATAACCACTTCCAGCCGATACATACTCATTCTTAACATAGTACCAAGCATTACTTTTATTGGTGTTAAGCACCTGCATATAATAGCCTGATGTTCCGTTTTCAGGGAATCTAAACTCTGATGATTGAGAAGACAATGCGTCAACATTCCATGATTGTGCATAGATATAGTAACCACTCTTTGTTTTTAACTTGTAGTTTTCTCCGCTCTCCTCAAAAATAAAGATTTGATCTTCATTATCTTCATCATATGCTTTTGTTCCTACACCACCATAAGCACCAGTTGCGTGGGCATCATGATTAAGTGCTGTTAAATATTGATTTGCAGATATATCTTTAATACGATACTCTTTACCAGTTGCTATTGTTATAACTTCTTTGAAGTTTGCAACAAATGCTGTCTCGGCAGTTATTGTTGCAGTGTAAGGATTCTCTGTTGAAACAACACTTCCTGCTACTGTCCAGTTTTCAAAGCGATAACCTTCGTTAGCAGTTGCTGTTAATGTTACTGTAGAACCTTCAAATACTGATTCTGCCGAAGCCTCTACACTACCAAAAGCATCATTGTTTGATGCTACGCTTACTGTATATGTTGGTAGTGCTTCAAAGTTTGCAACAAAGTTTGTTGCGGCTGTGATTATTGGTTTGTATGGGTTTTCAGTTGAAACCTCTGTTCCTTCAACTGTCCAATTTACAAATTTGTAACCTTCATTAGCAGTTGCTGTCAAGGTTGCAGGGCGTCCATCTCTTACAGATGTTGATTCTGCTGTTGCAGCACCCATTGTATCATCATTTGAAGATACAGAGATTGTGAAAATCTCTCCTTCAAGTTCTACCTCCTCAACAATAATTGTTACATCGTGCAATGATCCTGCATAACCAATAATACCAGATCCGTGTGTTCCACACATTGGGGTCTCTTCGCTCCAACTTGCAGGGCAATCAACACCATCAGAAATGATACGCATAACAGATTTTCCTGCTTGCGCATCATCTGGAACATAAATAGTTACAGATCCTTGATCTTGATTTCCTCCAACACGACCTGTCTCAGGATAAGCAGCAACAACATCTTCAAAATCTCCATCTCTGTCCCAGTCAAATCCGAACCATACGTTCTTTGACCAAGCTCCATTAGTAAATGTGATTTCGATTGTTCCTCCTTGACCTACAGTAAATTGTTTACTTGAAGTCAAATCGTTAAATGTTGTTGAAGTTGCTGACAAACTCAATACTTCAGACCCCTCATAGGTTGCAGTAAGTCCTTGTATTGAATGAGAATGAACATTGTCCAAATTTGATACGGCACAACTTTCATTCATTCTCTTGGTAACTGAACAATAACCAGTTGGTAATTGATCAGCAGCAACTTGAGCAAAAACATTTTGCCCGGGGATAAGTGCTATTACAGCAAATAATAATCCCCAAAAGTAACTTTTCTTCATACCTTTTTGAATTTAGTTTATAAAAATGTTAATTAAAATAGTTATAATATATTGTTTTTCAATATTTTACAATACAAAACTTGCCATTAATACACTATTAACGACAATTTAGCAACTTCAAATTTAGTTTTTTATTTTTAAATATTGTGTTTTTTTCTAAAGAAAATTATCTATTAGTAAGATTTTTAACAGAATAGCGGTCAGTTAGTAGTCCAACAAGAGCAATTAGACTAATTGCTTTTATTGGACTAATTGATAAATTAATTCCTAATAAAAAAATAGCGGAAGATTTCTCTTCCGCTATTTCTAATATTGGGTTTAGAGGTGTTTTACTCCTCATCTTCTGCCATCAATTGATCAAAATCTGATTGTGCTCCTACTATCAACTTGTTGAACTGACGTTGTCCTGTTCCTGCCGGTATCAAGTGTCCGCATATTACGTTCTCTTTCATACCCTCTAACTTATCAACTTTTCCGTTGATTGCTGCCTCGTTCAACACTTTTGTTGTCTCTTGGAACGATGCTGCTGACATAAAGCTGCTTGTTTGTAGTGCCGCACGTGTGATTCCTTGTAGGTTTTGTTCTGATGTTGCAGGTACTGCATCACGTACTTCTACTGGTTTTTGGTCGCGGCGTATCAACAATGAGTTCTCCTCGCGAAGTTTTCGTGCTGTTACGATTTGTCCCGGACGTAGATTTTGTGAATCTCCTGCATCAACTACAACTTTTTTACCCCAGATGCGATCGTTCTCCTCCATAAACTCTAACTTGTCAACTATTTGTTGCTCAAGGAAGCGTGTATCTCCCGGATCAACGATTGTTACTTTACGCATCATTTGTCGTACAATTACCTCAAAGTGCTTGTCGTTAATCTTCACACCTTGTAAGCGATATACGTCTTGTACTTCGTTTACTATGTACTCTTGTACTGCTGTGGGACCTTTAATTGCAAGGATGTCGGCTGGTGTTATTGCACCATCAGACAATGGTGTTCCTGCACGTACATAATCATTCTCTTGTACAAGGATTTGTTTTGATAGTGATACCAAATATTTCTTTTGCTCTCCTGTTTTTGAGGTGATTATGATCTCACGATTACCACGTTTGATTTTGCCTAATTTTACCTCTCCGTCAATCTCGGCTACTACTGCTGGGTTTGATGGATTACGAGCCTCAAACAACTCGGTTACACGTGGAAGACCTCCTGTGATATCTCCGGCTTTTCCTACTGCACGTGGTATCTTAACCAATATGTCTCCTGCCTTTATCTCTTGTCCATCTTCAACCATAATGTGAGCTCCTAATGGTAATGAGTAACTACGCTCTACATTTCCGTCTGCTCCTACAATTAATGCTGAAGGGATACGAGTGTGGTCGTGTGACTCTATGATTATCTTCTCGCTAAATCCTGTTTGCTCATCGCTCTCAAGTTTAAAGTTTACTCCCTCGATTACATTCTCAAATTGTAGTTTACCTGATGCCTCACTGATGATTACTGCGTTGAATGGGTCCCATTCACAGATTACATCGCCTTTCTTAACTGTTGCTCCGTCACCGAAGTATAGTTTTGATCCGTAAGGTATGTTGGTTGAGGTTAAGACTATCTTAGTGTGTGGATCTACGATACGCATCTCTGCTAAACGTCCTACCACTACCATGATATCTTTTCCTGACTCATCTTTTGCATTTACTGTACGCAACTCCTCTATCTCAAGGATACCATCGTAACGTGATGTTACATTTGAGACTGTCTCAATGTTTGACGCAATACCTCCCACGTGGAATGTACGCAATGTCAACTGAGTACCCGGCTCACCGATT
Proteins encoded:
- a CDS encoding InlB B-repeat-containing protein, with amino-acid sequence MKKSYFWGLLFAVIALIPGQNVFAQVAADQLPTGYCSVTKRMNESCAVSNLDNVHSHSIQGLTATYEGSEVLSLSATSTTFNDLTSSKQFTVGQGGTIEITFTNGAWSKNVWFGFDWDRDGDFEDVVAAYPETGRVGGNQDQGSVTIYVPDDAQAGKSVMRIISDGVDCPASWSEETPMCGTHGSGIIGYAGSLHDVTIIVEEVELEGEIFTISVSSNDDTMGAATAESTSVRDGRPATLTATANEGYKFVNWTVEGTEVSTENPYKPIITAATNFVANFEALPTYTVSVASNNDAFGSVEASAESVFEGSTVTLTATANEGYRFENWTVAGSVVSTENPYTATITAETAFVANFKEVITIATGKEYRIKDISANQYLTALNHDAHATGAYGGVGTKAYDEDNEDQIFIFEESGENYKLKTKSGYYIYAQSWNVDALSSQSSEFRFPENGTSGYYMQVLNTNKSNAWYYVKNEYVSAGSGYYLFGDAAIGAAATWVLEPVAPAVVTFTVTAVPSDGAMGAVSPETSTVEEGQTVTLTATANEGYEFVNWTSGTNTLSEENPFTITPASDTTIVANFELIPVTPTYAVSAVVADATMGEATVSASEVEEGAEATFTATANAGYKFTCWTVGTDTISTENPYTATISAATELTANFELIPVTPTYAVSAVSADATM